The Candidatus Latescibacter sp. genome includes a window with the following:
- a CDS encoding PASTA domain-containing protein: MTDSPTKRGFLFFSLAFLCGIAAFIVIMDTVIMPLYLRAGREITAPNLVNKTFEEADSIVRSAHLSIMEDSRDFNDTVPRDAIAFQMPAAGTILKPGRRIHVVLSRGPKPLHIPNVVGKSTRNAENEIKDAGFEVIDQRWKASDKYSRGIVMDQYPAGDQEVPETTGVILFIANGRKETNVVMPNLIDLSYKAAMDTLTLYKFNIEKVNVQKEEAPNLLPDTVIDQHPDPGTPTNTSAEVDLVVSTSK; this comes from the coding sequence ATGACTGACTCTCCAACAAAAAGAGGCTTCCTGTTTTTCAGCCTGGCTTTCCTTTGCGGAATCGCTGCATTCATTGTAATCATGGATACGGTAATTATGCCGCTCTACCTCAGAGCCGGCCGTGAGATAACCGCTCCGAATCTGGTCAACAAAACTTTCGAAGAGGCAGATTCCATCGTGCGGTCAGCGCATTTATCGATAATGGAAGACAGCAGAGATTTCAATGATACGGTTCCCCGCGATGCCATTGCATTCCAGATGCCGGCCGCCGGTACGATCCTGAAGCCGGGACGGAGAATCCACGTTGTTCTTTCCCGGGGGCCCAAACCTCTGCATATTCCGAATGTGGTAGGCAAATCGACCCGTAACGCCGAAAACGAGATCAAAGACGCCGGATTCGAGGTTATCGACCAGCGCTGGAAGGCCTCGGACAAGTATAGCCGGGGTATTGTGATGGATCAGTATCCGGCAGGGGATCAGGAAGTACCTGAAACAACCGGCGTTATCCTGTTCATAGCCAATGGGCGCAAGGAAACCAATGTGGTCATGCCAAACCTGATCGACCTGAGTTACAAAGCCGCCATGGATACTCTCACCCTCTACAAGTTCAACATCGAAAAGGTGAACGTGCAGAAGGAAGAGGCGCCTAATCTTTTGCCGGACACGGTTATCGATCAGCATCCCGATCCCGGCACTCCGACCAATACCAGCGCTGAAGTTGACCTTGTCGTATCCACTTCCAAATAA
- the rsmB gene encoding 16S rRNA (cytosine(967)-C(5))-methyltransferase RsmB: protein MLKKTNARKTALRLLLRIERGGAYGDRLMDSPLAAELKDPRDRSLLRELVAGVERWKLRLDRIIDIYYTKRAKSLSPEIRMTLRLGLFQLMFLNKVPARAAVHESVNLASEMQGNGAGGLVNALLRRFTREGEPDEWPSDPAERLSVEHSYPLWLTRRWIGNFGPDTALAVMKAGNGKHPVFIRANRLKIVTAELAQLLSREGFETSEIREMHGCLSVAEAEGLFDSPAFREGFFTVQDPAAGMASILLDPQPGENILDLCAAPGGKTTHLAELMGDQGKITAVDIHPGRLGLIGKTTYRLGLKSVITVSGDAAESGGDGAAQYDRVLLDVPCTGTGVFSKRPDMKWRRQEEDINRLASLQRKMLENAASLVKTGGAVVYSTCSLEPEENAENIVWFLGNNRNFSFEKDIRFEQFAISNGYLIFPHLMYGTGAFAAKLKREDHD from the coding sequence ATGCTAAAAAAAACAAATGCCCGCAAGACAGCCCTTCGTCTGCTTCTCCGGATCGAACGCGGGGGGGCGTACGGTGACCGGCTTATGGATTCGCCGTTAGCGGCTGAACTCAAGGACCCGCGAGATCGATCCCTGCTCCGTGAACTGGTGGCCGGAGTAGAGCGCTGGAAATTGCGCCTTGACCGCATCATTGACATATACTATACTAAACGGGCAAAATCGCTTTCCCCCGAAATCCGCATGACGCTGCGGCTGGGACTTTTTCAGCTCATGTTTCTTAATAAAGTCCCGGCAAGGGCGGCAGTTCATGAGAGTGTGAATCTGGCTTCCGAGATGCAGGGAAACGGGGCCGGAGGACTGGTGAATGCCCTGCTCCGGCGGTTTACTCGTGAGGGCGAGCCGGATGAATGGCCGTCCGATCCGGCGGAAAGACTTTCGGTGGAGCATTCCTATCCCCTGTGGCTTACACGGCGGTGGATCGGTAATTTCGGCCCGGATACCGCTTTAGCTGTCATGAAAGCCGGGAACGGAAAACACCCTGTGTTCATCCGGGCGAATCGCCTGAAAATCGTCACGGCTGAACTGGCGCAGTTACTCTCCCGGGAAGGATTTGAAACCTCCGAGATCCGTGAAATGCACGGCTGTCTTTCGGTGGCAGAAGCGGAGGGATTATTTGATTCCCCTGCTTTCCGGGAAGGATTTTTCACCGTGCAGGACCCCGCGGCGGGGATGGCATCAATCCTCCTCGATCCACAGCCGGGAGAAAACATCCTGGACCTTTGCGCGGCGCCCGGCGGTAAAACCACTCACCTTGCCGAGCTCATGGGAGATCAGGGGAAAATAACCGCAGTCGACATCCATCCGGGAAGGCTTGGTCTGATCGGTAAAACAACCTACCGCTTGGGATTAAAGTCGGTGATAACGGTTTCAGGAGACGCTGCGGAATCCGGCGGTGATGGAGCGGCGCAGTACGACCGTGTTCTGCTCGATGTCCCCTGCACCGGGACGGGAGTGTTCTCCAAAAGGCCGGACATGAAATGGCGCCGTCAGGAAGAGGATATTAACCGGCTGGCTTCGCTACAGAGGAAAATGCTGGAGAATGCCGCCAGTCTCGTAAAAACCGGCGGCGCTGTGGTCTACAGCACGTGCAGCCTTGAACCGGAAGAGAATGCAGAAAATATCGTGTGGTTTTTAGGAAATAACCGGAATTTTTCATTTGAAAAAGACATCCGTTTCGAACAGTTTGCCATATCGAACGGATACCTGATTTTTCCCCATCTCATGTACGGGACCGGCGCTTTCGCAGCGAAACTGAAACGAGAAGATCATGACTGA